The sequence CCAGGTGCCTGTTCACTTCCACCGTAGCGTCTTCGCTTGCTGTTTTCAAAGCGCGTAGGgccgcgtgtctgtctcgccCGCCTTGTTCGCGACGGAGTTAGGCCGgggctcgcaggcggctgccgcgccgcttgTGACTCCCTGTTTGGGGTCTTGTTTTTGTGTTGCAGTCCCTTTTCTCTCGATTTCCAGGTCGTGAACTGGTGCCTGTTCTCTCGTGTCTGTTTTGCCTTCTCAGCGGTGCGCCTGGGGAGCTagcgccgacgcaggcgacgaccgCACTCCCAGCTGTTTCCTCTTTGTGCGCGGACAAGGCCCACGCGGACGTTGCCGTCGCGCCTACGCCTCCGGCTGCGCCCGGAGACGAGGTCtatgcgccggcgcccgcggagtcTGCGCCCTTGAGTCTCGACGGCGATCTGACGCCGTCGTCTGGGGCCTCTGAGGCCGCTCTATGGAagctcgctgcgcctgcgccgagccCCGATATCagtggcgaggaggcgagccccTCTCAAGAGACACCAACGGCCCCCGCAAGCGGGCAGGAGCCGCCAGAGGGCCTCGGAGACAGCCTCCCGAAGTGCGTGAGTCCGCCCgaggggaaggaggcggaCCGCGCGGAGAGCACTGGAGGGCGCTCTTatgcgtctccgctctgcgcagACGGGGGCCTGTTCTCTTTGccagcttcttcgccggcgggcCCCAAGCGGCGCACCCCGCCGgggccttcgccgtcctcggacgcgaggccctgcgccgctgaaGACCGAGCCCCAGCGAAAAAGTGCGCGGTGCTTCCCGCAGCCTCCACTCCCGCAGCTGGCCACGGCGAACAGCGCGAGCAGAGTCGAGAGCGGGGGGggatcgcggcggcggcgaccggcggAGATGCGAaagaggggggcggggcctCACGTGCGGGAACTGTGCTTGCGCACGGGGGGCACCACCCCAGcagcgcgctgctggcgccggcgccaggaGGCGGCATGCGGGTGCGCGACTTCATGGAGAGTCGCTGGATGGGTACGCTCTGCGAGGAGTCGCTCAAGTTCCATCTGCTTTGCGGCCGCTACCGCCCTCTCGTGCGGCACGTCATTGAGAAGTTTCAGCTGTATGTGCAGCacaaggaagaggaggagagacatGCATGCAGCCAGGGAAGCAAACGCGAAAAATCTggcggagcggaggcggcaggagcccgcgcggaggccccgGCGGGAGATCATGAGAGGAggctcgagggcgcgagctgcggagcCAAGGGAGAAGtgaaaggcgaggaaggagaagaccgCGGGACGTCTGCGCCTGAGAACTGCCATGCTGCGGGGGCTGTTAAAGAGGCGCCGATCGAAGGTGCCGGTATCAAACGCGTGAAGGAGGAGATTCAGGATCTCACCCTAGACGAAGACACTCAGCACTCTGTGGCGAGCCTGCTTGACGACAAACGTTGCGCGACGCGCCCCTGCTCTCCTAACCCTGATGCGgtcgcagcctctgcggatGCGTCGCTGAAGGACAGTCTGTTGTatcctctccctccccccgctgcgctctctgcctcgtcgcccctcgTCTCCACGCCCTACCGCGTGCCCGTTCGTCTGATTCTACGCGGTCTGCTGCCGCATCCGCCCACGTctccggcggctgcggcctcgtctgcgtcttccgccgcattgctgtcgtcgcccgcgtttGTCTTTCCGTTTCTCGAGtccgccgaggaggacgcgtTGCAGCAGGCGGTCTTTGAGCGGCTCTACGCAAACCGCGACGCGACGTGGTGTCGGCGTTACTTTTGGAAGTACCAAAACGACTTCGACGTCTCGGTGAAGGTGCTGAATCAGCTCTcggtgctgctgccgctcccCATCCTGAAGAAGCTGGTCTACTTCCACGCGCGGATCAAGAAAGTCTGGCCTATGCCAGTGCTCGCCTGGATCTCGTCCAGctcgcgcgctgtcgccatGATGCGCTGGGGCAGGGAACTcgacgcgctggagcgctgccgcctcatctgcgcctcgcagctctcGGGCCGCGCGGggtcgcgcgctgcagcggcgtggACCCGCGCACCTGTCAAAGGGCGAGGCACGAAGACGGCAGGGGCTCTCGGCGCGATCGGCAAGAagccctgcatgcgcttcttCACCGCGACCGCGCTCGCAGCCTCGGCCTCCACCCCGCAacgctctgcggccgcaggaggcCCCTGCGACGGGGCGGACGGCTCGTTGGCCTCGGGCACCAAGAGgaagggcgcgcagcgaTCCCGACAGAGGAAAAtgctccttctgcagcagcgccgcctgcagccccaGGCGAGAGTTCgcggggcggggcggggagCGCGCGACGATGACGAGAGCgaaagccgcagaggcgagcccgACTCGCAGCGGGAGGaaaacgaggacgaagaggagtcGGAGGAGTCTTGTAAGAAGgccgagaaggaagcgaatgGCGAGTTCGAGGCCGCAGATGCCGGAAAGGAGGGCTGCGGGAAAGGTGAGGAAAGTGGCCCCGAAGGACAAGGCTCCGTGGAGAGCAGCGGCGTGACGGAGCTGAAGAAGGACGAGCGCGACAGCAACGAGGAGctgggcgaggaaggcgtcggcgcggagggacgcgaagactcggagacagcagaggcaAGCGGGCCTGCAAATGGAGCTGCCACgggagagaaaagcggaGGCGATGAGACAGAGGCGGATGGCGGGAGAGCCAAGGGAGAGGAGCTTGAGGCCGCAGACGATGATGGacaagagaaagagaaggagctcgacgacgcggacaGGGAGCAGGATGAGGAGAAGGACGTCAAAGTGGAGAACGGAGATGGAGACGCCAACGATGagaagggggaggaggaagaggaagatgacgcggcagaggacgccaaccaagaagccgcagaggaggataAGGAGGACCAAGAATGGCGCGCGAAAGGCTTCGCCGGAAAAGTTGAAGCGCAGGTGAGTTCTTTGTCGAGCACACATTACGGCCCGGCTGACGCACGAGACTTGTACGCAGTGTGTATACGTGTGAGACGATCTTCGAGAAGAGCGGGACCCAGGAAGATCTAGCGTGTCGGTTGTCAATCAGCGCAACCGCATCTAAGGGTGTAGGGCTCAGGGTTATGACTGGGGCCTGCCTTGAAACGCTGGAcgtttctctctgtctttccAGTGTGCGCTTTTATGCCTCTGTCGCTGGCTGTGCTCCTTTGCTTGTCATATCTTCTCCGCGTGCCCGGCGCAGCCCGTGTATGCTTTCGCTTTCGACTTATTTCCCTATGAATTTTtcaccgccgcgccctggGTGGCTCTCCCGTCATCGCAGCTCGTCCGCGACATGGCCGAGCACCTGTGGCGCTATCTGGAGACACTTCACTACCCGCCGGCAGCTGGgagcgagaaggacgaggaggcagcctctgcgtgcgtcgactcagcggagcgcgaagaggggCCCGGATCTGTCGAGGAGTCGgactcttctctctctcctcagcGTGCGGTCGGAGCGCGTGTGGCTCTGCAGCCGGGCGTTtcaggcgcgcgggccttggaggcgagcgagcgcgacaaGCTAAGAAagacggaggaagaagaggtggagaggcagaagagcgcccacgcgcgcggggctgcgcagGGGAGGAAGCCCTTgacgctgcctccgctgcctcggtCGAGCCCCCCTTCGCTTCCTCACTCTCGCGACGTGTCtccggtcgccgcggccggctcgCCTCACGCAGCTTTTCCGAGCTTCGGCCGGAACGGCACGGGCGAGAAGTACTTTTCGCGCTCTTGTTCaccgccgtcgtcttctctcttccctctgtgcgcgtcgcccgatttcctcgctggcggcacTTCTCCTCGCGAGGCCGCGTTCTCGGGCTCCTCGTCCTTCGTGGGCGAGTTCGCCCCTTCCTCCTCAGACTTCTCGCGAAtgccgccggaggcggcagtCGGTCACGCGGCGCGTATGCATGCCGTGCCGTCGCCCTTtccggcgtctccctcgcgagCTTCGgtgctctcttcttccgcggcgtcaGACGCGCGTGGCTCCAGTTCTCTTCCACGCACCCTGTcctcgacgccgacgagcgcCAAGTCACCGTACGAGGCAGCGGtcgaggcggccgcgtcccTCCAGCGGGCGATTTTCcaccgcgagcgaggccgagAGCGCCCGGCGCCGGGCGGGCCTCTCTCGGTcatcgcagcggcggccgaagcctcgtccgccgcggcgcagcaccAGCGACTCCTGTCTCGGCTCGGCGAGGAGCTGAAAGAGACGGCGGGGCCCTCGAGCCTGGCAGGCCTTGCCAACGCGCTGCTCACCCACCGCGGCCGGCGGTCGGACGCCGGCCCCCCGCGAAACCGCGACGCGAGActcgacgcgggcgccgcgagcgagcgcggcggaggcccgcaCGTGGCCTTCGAACGGCGGATGGAAAAGGAGAACTTGGAGACGCTGAAGAAGGAACTGTTCCGGCACCTGGTCCGCGAGCGGGAGCAGGAGCTCCATCGAGAGAAAAGCGGGGCCATGGGGGGAAGCGGAAGGGATGAggggctcggcggcgcacagggcggcgagcgaggcggcaggaaggaggagagagggaagtCCTTTTTTGATATGGTCTACGAGCGAATGGGGTTCCCCCAAGGCGACAGGCGAGCAGCGGTGCAGGTGGGtggaagagaggaagaccgTGGGCTTGCCATCGGGCCGGCTGCGCTCGCTGAACTCCTcaggcagcgggcggcgtctctgcacTGAACGAAGGCCTGAGACGACGACAAGCTGATGCAGCGGATCTCGCATCGAAATATCAGCAGGCCTACGCAAATTTAGACTGCCACGTCGCTTGGTGCTGAGGAGAAACAGAaacgaagaagcgaaaaTGCCGGAGCCCTGGACTGTGGATCGGTGACAATGAAGGAGGCGGTCAAAGAGGAACATACGAACTTTTTCCTTGGACTCGACGCCCCTCGAGGCAGGAGACTCGCGCTCATAGCACTGGGGACCAGGGGGCCGCAAGCGCAGTGACGGGACGGACGGAGGTTGTCCAATCTGTCTAATATCTTCCTTTTTGACAATGCCCAAAGAGACCTCCTCGCGTCTGTGCGCGCTGCGGTTCACCTATCGGCCTTCGCAGAAAGGGGGAGGTCGTCCTTGCTCTCTTACTACCCTTTTTTGAGTCCACTGTCGCTGCAATGCACTGTTCTGTACGCTGTTTCACGTTTTCGCGTCCTGGTCGCGCTTCTCTACACGCTGTCTCGATCCCCCACGGAGGGCTGTCGGCGGATGGGGttccgccgctgtcgcgggGGGAGCGGGGGGACTGATGGAGGGAACACGACGAGTAGTTTTTGTTTGGCCTTCGAGGACGGAAAGGCAAATGTTTCTCCTCTTTGGGGCAAATTCCAGTTCCATGCGTTGCCTTAGCAGCGCACGattccgcctcttctgcgtggTCGCATAAGACTTGCAGTTAATTCTTGGAGTTTTCCGCCTGTGTGGACACGTGTGGCCGTGTCTCTTGGGCGAGGCTCTCGAGAAGGAACAGCCCTGGACGAGTGTGTGACGCCGTGGTTCCTCCCGCATCTGGCAGTTTCACACTGGGGTTTCCTGAAAGGCGAAGGGGGAGAGGCCAAAACGCATCTCGGTTCGCCCTTACTTCCGCGCGCACCTACGGAATAGAGACAGCGAGTTTGGGAGATTTGCTCTTCAGGTTGTGCTTCGACTGTTTAACGAAATGGGGCTTACAAGCCACATGCGCCGGTGCGGCGTCGGGAGCACCCGGAGTTCCCAGGGCTTGGGAGTCCGTCTTGAGGCGAATCTCAGTCTTCTGAAGAAAATAAGGACGGGCAAAACGTACGCGGGAGAGTGCCTCGCGTGTACTTCTCGCGAGGCACTCTGTTATACACATTTGGTGAGACGGCGTTTTCCCGGCAATGCTACCCCTGGCTTGTCTTTTTCGTTGTGGTGTCTGTACATTCACCTGAGGTGTACGCGCGCCTGAGGGTGGCGTCAAAGTTCTTTAGCAGAAAAGAGATGCGGACGGCGTTGAGCCAGTGCATTCCCACGCTGGGATAAGTAGAAACTGAAGGTGCGAGGCTCGAGATGCCGTCAGTTCGTTCTTGAGCAGGTGCGGAATCTAGCGATCGGGCGCAGGTCACTCAACGGTAAAATGTCATGAGAGCCGTCGGTCGGCGTCGAATGACCTTATTCGACAGCAAAAGGTTCTAGTGATTTTTTGTTGACATCGGACAactggcgcccgcctcgttcGCGGCTAGGGCGCCGTGGGTTTGTGTGGAGGggctctgcttctctgcgtaTCCATCCCCTCACGGCGGGAGTTGCGGCTCTGTGCCCCCCCGGCAAGAAATTGGGTTTCCCCCGGGCCGTTGACGAAATGCACATTATCGGTTTCGTCGCCGGTTAGACGTACTCCGATGAAAACGATGTTCTTTCCAGTTGGCTTTCAGCTCGTGTGGCCTGTCGCATGCTGCGACCAGCCACATATTTCCGTCCGTTTTGCtgcccctccgcggcggctgaaACATAACGACGGTCAGGTGTAACTCTGTTGTCTCTAGAAACTGGCAGGAAATGACTTGCGTATCTGTAAGGACCTCCGAATCGTCGCCACGAGAAGCGACCTGAACTGCGCTCTCGAACACGGGAAGCAATTTCGTCAGTCCATTTCTGCTGTTTCTCGCTCACCGAGCACCGCCGGGGGCTCATCACGATTCCACTTTGTATGCGAGTGGACACAGCTAGGTTCCTAGTCTATAACGTGTTTGTACTAGACCCACGGCTGCGAAGAACGAGACAGCATTTTCACAACAAGTAAAGCTGCGACACTCCTTCATATAGACGGCAGGTTTAGCAAGGGCACCTTCATCTTCTATATCGGCTTTTTAGAAATTCTAGCAGTCTCGAAGCTTCTGGAATAGAGTGCGAAGCAGTCGGGAACGATACCGAGCAGATGAAGAGCAGAGCTCCCTACGGATACAAATTCATCTAGGCGCAGGCGGTGCGTTACCCTTCTCTGACGACAtacagcagcagcaagcaGCACCCCCCCGTCCCCGCCCGCTTCCTCAATGTGGGTAAGAGGACGTTTGCCGATGAGTATGTCGCCAGCGTAGCTACTATGGCTGTGATCCCACACAAGGAATTGCAGTCACGACAAGCAAGCCCCTGCGCAACATGTTATGAAGGTTGAAGCAGACTTCCGAAGTCCGTAAGGCAGGTTGTTACTGCAGCTCGCTTTGCCAGAGTGAGTGCCAAAAATCTAGGGGGAAGCAGATTCCACAGAAAGCAACTAGTGCCAACGACGGCATTGGACAAAGGAAGAGTGGCTTGCGGATACGTCTGGTTCGCGGAGGGAAGTCGAGGTTGCCTTCAACAACTTCGGCCCGCCTTGTCAGCAGAACTGGGAGCGACGACGCATGCGCAAACGTAAAGAGTCGAACGGCCCGATGAGCAGTGCTAGGGAAACCCGCAGAGAGATGCTCGAGGGCGGCCGAGACGTTTTTTCTTGTGTCGCATGTGCGCTCTGTGGCATTTCTTCGATTCCCAAATGTGCCTTTGCACCAGTGGTATATACATTCGCTGAGAGACGCGCTCAAAGCCTGGTTTTGGAACACTAGCACATGCGGGCGCCTAATCGATTCCACATTGATTTCTCGTTTAAGCAAAGCTGAGCACTGGAGTTCCGCCGAAGACTTGGCCCCACGTGTCTGAATTTCTCAGATGATCCACCGGCGAGGCCTTCACACGTACGACTACATTAAAaaatatctatatatataggttttagggtacatatatacatgtattaTCGCGTGGGTGGATGTGGGTAGACGTAGCTTTCCAGGTGCACAGCGGAAGGACTTCGAGGTCTCACGGCGGCTCAAAACTCTGCCGGTGCCGCTTCTGTTGGGCTGCAGTCGAGAGCCAGCTTCGTACGCTACGACGGTTTTAGCGGTTGACTGTCCTCCGTGTGGCTGCGTGGCACTACTGGGAAAAGTCTAAAGGGTTTAGGTTGAAAAGGTGCGCACTGCGCAACGTTTTAGCTGCACTGCGTTCGAGGGCCTGGATGACTCCACGCGAGTGTAGAATTTTAAGAAGGAAAACGAAAATAACCTAGTCCTTGAAAAGGCGGTTGACCgtggcttcctcctccgctgccgcacgAGAAGACGGAGAGTGCGTGCCCATCCCAGCTGCGAGTCCGCAGAGTCTCCCCGTCCCTGACACCTTTCTCGTTCGTCATGCAGAACAACAGGAAGATACGAAAAAATTAAACGCGAGCGCTCAGCTCACAAAAGATCAAGGAGAATGCGACACACGCTGTCAAAACTTTGAAAGCACCCCTGTGGGCGAGCACTTGAGGAAAACATAGTAGAAACAACCACGGAATCAAAGCGGCGGAAGGACGGCGGACGACCggaggcagacagcgaaCAGAAAATGACTTGCTCCGCCTGTcacacgcaggcgcacaAGAGATTCACCGCACAGAAACGGTGATGACAGACcgccagagaggaggaaTGGACACACGCACCGACAGTAGCGATCCAGGCTTGCTTCCGCCCAGTCGACCTCTCCCCCTCGTGCCAGAACGTGCCTGTCGTTCAAATGCGAACGTAATCATGCCTGACGAGTTCCTTCTATCGCGTTGGCTCCCTCGTCCTTTAGATCAATCCTAAAGCCGTTTGAAGAGAATTCCAccgcgcctccgtctcgctcGTCCTAACCCCTGAAAGAGCAAGCCGATCTGCAGACGCCCTTTGCTCCCCAAAGAGTactgccgcccccccccccccccccgcacgCTCGgcggtcgctctcctctggccttcgctgcctgtctggcggccgcgctcctCAGCGCCCGTAGTCcccaggcgcgcccgccgcccaacccgcttctccgctggctgtcgccgcgtctgcagcgtccagcctccgcgctgctgcggcggcatcCGACGCCCAGGCGCCGTCCCCAGACGCGTCAGTGGGCTCGGCGCTGCCAGCTGAGCCGCTGTGGAAGAAGCGGtacaggaggaagaagaagaggagcgtCGCAAGCATGCCGGCGAAAACGATTTTCCGGTCAGTGGCTTGGCGGCGGGTTACGGCGCCGATGATACTGGCGGAGAGCCCGGCGGAGGTGCTCATGTCGAGGATTTTCCGCTTGGCAGTCTTCAGGATGCTGTTTTGCTGCACCATCTTGTccaggacgccgcggccctcCGCGAGGACGGCGTCCAGCATCGTGTGACTCTCATGCAGcttgtcgcgctcgcgcgcgtaGCTCAGTTCGGCCTCCCGCGTCCGCTCAgcctcccgctgccgcccgtcgagaagcgcctcgcgctggcgcttctcctcgacTTGCCGGCGGTACACAGAGCCGAGCTGCACGTCCACggcgctctgcagcgcctgcgcgtcctcgtggagcgcagcgaggcgtcgccgccacagcgaggcctgctgcggcgcaagCGCCGCCCGCTCGCTCTCGAAGGCCGCGTCGAGTCGTGCGAGGTCCCTTTCCAGCTGTCGCGTCAGCGCGaccagccgctgctgcgtggcTACGGaggccttcggcgcgccgcccgcctcaaACGCAGACAGCCCCGAGGGGCCTCCAGGGCCGGAGGCCTCGCAGGACGCCACCAACGCGTCGATCTGCTTGCGGCAAGCTATGCACGCGGGGtagagggaggcgagcgaccacgcggcggcggacgccatCGTGGGCAGCCgaaagacgcgcagaggcagaacgcgacgacgaaggccctttcggcggcgagcgccgcttgCCCAACGCTGAGGAGCAGCCAACCCTTGCTACCGGCGCCCGACACGAGGCATGGTCTAGCGAAGAGCGCCAGCCTCGTGAGACAAAG is a genomic window of Besnoitia besnoiti strain Bb-Ger1 chromosome IV, whole genome shotgun sequence containing:
- a CDS encoding hypothetical protein (encoded by transcript BESB_055510) codes for the protein MEEAPGVEPSGVASCAASLNSEISSPLSTPSGSPLSPFSPSRGAKRSAGELLEEEGRPARRRREIDGVGDDEDALDAADMGEDAASDACPRHPPEVPEKRLLSEYVSKMNAGESGAPGELAPTQATTALPAVSSLCADKAHADVAVAPTPPAAPGDEVYAPAPAESAPLSLDGDLTPSSGASEAALWKLAAPAPSPDISGEEASPSQETPTAPASGQEPPEGLGDSLPKCVSPPEGKEADRAESTGGRSYASPLCADGGLFSLPASSPAGPKRRTPPGPSPSSDARPCAAEDRAPAKKCAVLPAASTPAAGHGEQREQSRERGGIAAAATGGDAKEGGGASRAGTVLAHGGHHPSSALLAPAPGGGMRVRDFMESRWMGTLCEESLKFHLLCGRYRPLVRHVIEKFQLYVQHKEEEERHACSQGSKREKSGGAEAAGARAEAPAGDHERRLEGASCGAKGEVKGEEGEDRGTSAPENCHAAGAVKEAPIEGAGIKRVKEEIQDLTLDEDTQHSVASLLDDKRCATRPCSPNPDAVAASADASLKDSLLYPLPPPAALSASSPLVSTPYRVPVRLILRGLLPHPPTSPAAAASSASSAALLSSPAFVFPFLESAEEDALQQAVFERLYANRDATWCRRYFWKYQNDFDVSVKVLNQLSVLLPLPILKKLVYFHARIKKVWPMPVLAWISSSSRAVAMMRWGRELDALERCRLICASQLSGRAGSRAAAAWTRAPVKGRGTKTAGALGAIGKKPCMRFFTATALAASASTPQRSAAAGGPCDGADGSLASGTKRKGAQRSRQRKMLLLQQRRLQPQARVRGAGRGARDDDESESRRGEPDSQREENEDEEESEESCKKAEKEANGEFEAADAGKEGCGKGEESGPEGQGSVESSGVTELKKDERDSNEELGEEGVGAEGREDSETAEASGPANGAATGEKSGGDETEADGGRAKGEELEAADDDGQEKEKELDDADREQDEEKDVKVENGDGDANDEKGEEEEEDDAAEDANQEAAEEDKEDQEWRAKGFAGKVEAQLVRDMAEHLWRYLETLHYPPAAGSEKDEEAASACVDSAEREEGPGSVEESDSSLSPQRAVGARVALQPGVSGARALEASERDKLRKTEEEEVERQKSAHARGAAQGRKPLTLPPLPRSSPPSLPHSRDVSPVAAAGSPHAAFPSFGRNGTGEKYFSRSCSPPSSSLFPLCASPDFLAGGTSPREAAFSGSSSFVGEFAPSSSDFSRMPPEAAVGHAARMHAVPSPFPASPSRASVLSSSAASDARGSSSLPRTLSSTPTSAKSPYEAAVEAAASLQRAIFHRERGRERPAPGGPLSVIAAAAEASSAAAQHQRLLSRLGEELKETAGPSSLAGLANALLTHRGRRSDAGPPRNRDARLDAGAASERGGGPHVAFERRMEKENLETLKKELFRHLVREREQELHREKSGAMGGSGRDEGLGGAQGGERGGRKEERGKSFFDMVYERMGFPQGDRRAAVQVGGREEDRGLAIGPAALAELLRQRAASLH
- a CDS encoding putative SNARE protein (encoded by transcript BESB_055520), whose amino-acid sequence is MASAAAWSLASLYPACIACRKQIDALVASCEASGPGGPSGLSAFEAGGAPKASVATQQRLVALTRQLERDLARLDAAFESERAALAPQQASLWRRRLAALHEDAQALQSAVDVQLGSVYRRQVEEKRQREALLDGRQREAERTREAELSYARERDKLHESHTMLDAVLAEGRGVLDKMVQQNSILKTAKRKILDMSTSAGLSASIIGAVTRRQATDRKIVFAGMLATLLFFFLLYRFFHSGSAGSAEPTDASGDGAWASDAAAAARRLDAADAATASGEAGWAAGAPGDYGR